A genomic window from Gemmatimonadota bacterium includes:
- the guaA gene encoding glutamine-hydrolyzing GMP synthase gives MPTHDTIAVIDFGGQYAHLIATRIRRLGVRAEIRQPEDGAEALAGYRGVILSGSPALSSFGEDSGYDKGVFGLPVPILGLCFGHQEIASHYGGRVIHGKREWGRATLHLTGETPLFHGLGPTEEVWMSHFDSVVDVGPEFAEAGYTTGGSGEDRHRFAAIASEKLGRYGLQFHPEVAGTRRGTTMLANFVLRICGCEPSWSSEAILEETLDRVRKEAAGRSVFLLASGGVDSTVAAVLLGRALGRDRVSLLHVDNGLMRAGESGSVLRTFRELGLGRKLHFVDATEDFLNALDGAIEPEKKRRLIGDTFIEVTKREAARLGLDDLLLAQGTIYPDTIETGATRRADTIKTHHNRVPVINEMIERGEVIEPLAELYKVEVRELGERLGIQGDALGRHPFPGPGLGVRLLCSDGNEDGSESLTAAAAAVAGRHGLDALALPVRSVGVKADKRSYEHPVLLSVREEGVAARLDGPGWEGALAAVSEITTGVPGINRCVLNLGLGRPEGAVPIAATVTAGRLATLRAADEVVMDALRAHGVYDEVWQCPTVLLPVRLEGQEVGAGETVVIRPVHSERAMTARPVRLPAALAGEVACRLLALEGVGAVALDLTSKPPGTIEWE, from the coding sequence GTGCCCACCCACGACACCATCGCGGTCATCGACTTCGGCGGCCAGTACGCCCACCTGATTGCCACGCGCATACGCCGTCTGGGGGTCAGGGCGGAGATCCGTCAGCCCGAGGACGGGGCGGAGGCACTGGCCGGCTACCGGGGCGTCATCCTCTCGGGCAGCCCGGCTCTCTCTTCGTTCGGAGAGGACTCGGGGTACGACAAGGGCGTCTTCGGTCTGCCGGTCCCGATCCTGGGGCTCTGCTTCGGCCACCAGGAGATCGCCAGCCACTACGGCGGGCGGGTCATCCACGGGAAGCGCGAATGGGGACGCGCCACGCTCCACCTGACCGGCGAGACTCCGCTCTTCCACGGTCTGGGTCCCACCGAGGAGGTGTGGATGAGCCACTTCGACTCGGTGGTGGACGTGGGACCGGAGTTCGCGGAGGCCGGCTACACCACGGGAGGAAGCGGCGAGGACCGGCACCGATTCGCGGCGATCGCCTCGGAGAAGCTCGGCCGTTACGGCCTGCAATTCCACCCCGAGGTCGCGGGTACGCGGCGCGGCACGACGATGCTCGCCAACTTCGTGCTGCGCATATGCGGCTGCGAGCCTAGCTGGTCCTCCGAAGCCATTCTCGAAGAGACGCTTGACCGGGTGCGGAAGGAGGCGGCCGGCCGCTCGGTCTTTCTCCTGGCGTCGGGCGGGGTCGACTCGACCGTGGCGGCCGTACTGCTGGGGCGGGCCCTGGGCCGCGACCGCGTGAGCCTTCTCCACGTCGACAACGGCCTGATGCGCGCGGGCGAAAGCGGCTCGGTTCTCCGAACCTTCCGCGAGCTGGGGCTGGGGCGCAAGCTGCACTTCGTGGACGCGACCGAGGACTTCCTGAACGCGCTGGACGGTGCGATCGAGCCTGAGAAAAAGCGGCGTCTGATCGGTGACACCTTCATCGAAGTGACCAAGCGCGAAGCCGCCCGCCTCGGGCTCGACGACCTCCTGCTGGCGCAGGGCACGATCTACCCGGACACCATCGAAACCGGCGCGACCAGGCGTGCCGACACCATCAAGACCCACCACAACCGCGTTCCCGTCATCAACGAGATGATCGAACGGGGCGAGGTCATCGAACCTCTGGCGGAGCTCTACAAGGTCGAGGTGCGGGAGCTCGGGGAGCGGCTGGGGATCCAGGGCGACGCCCTCGGGCGGCATCCCTTCCCGGGGCCGGGGCTGGGGGTTCGCCTGCTCTGCTCCGACGGGAACGAGGACGGCTCGGAGTCGCTGACGGCCGCCGCCGCCGCAGTGGCCGGACGGCATGGACTCGATGCGCTCGCCTTGCCGGTCAGGTCGGTCGGGGTGAAGGCCGACAAGCGTTCCTACGAACACCCGGTTCTGCTTTCGGTCCGGGAGGAGGGAGTGGCCGCGAGGCTCGACGGCCCGGGCTGGGAGGGCGCGCTCGCCGCAGTCTCGGAGATCACCACCGGCGTACCGGGGATCAACCGCTGCGTCCTGAATCTGGGGCTGGGTCGTCCGGAAGGCGCGGTACCGATCGCGGCGACGGTGACCGCAGGCCGGCTGGCGACCTTACGGGCCGCTGATGAAGTCGTGATGGACGCTCTTCGGGCTCATGGCGTCTACGACGAGGTCTGGCAGTGCCCGACCGTGCTGCTGCCGGTTCGCCTCGAGGGTCAGGAAGTCGGCGCGGGCGAGACCGTGGTGATTCGGCCCGTGCATTCGGAGCGCGCGATGACCGCTCGTCCCGTCAGGCTGCCCGCCGCGCTCGCGGGGGAGGTCGCCTGCCGCCTGCTCGCACTCGAAGGCGTGGGTGCGGTCGCCCTCGACCTCACCTCCAAGCCGCCCGGTACGATAGAATGGGAGTGA